The Phocoena sinus isolate mPhoSin1 chromosome 12, mPhoSin1.pri, whole genome shotgun sequence genome includes a window with the following:
- the FRMD1 gene encoding FERM domain-containing protein 1, producing MDLEQKLSKYFSKDWKRERHRGSGRPGAPFVAFLRVQYYVENGRLISDRTARHLYYCHLKERVLRSQCAHREEAYFLLAAYGLQADLGDYREPAHSGRYFEPQAYFPQWIITKRGSAYILRHAPTLHREQGGLSPKEAVLRFIREACRLEDVPVHFFRLYKVQLRGRQDKKEDRPTIVLGLTLRGVQVYQEVNRTPQLLYDFPWRHIGKLAFLGKRFELWPDGLPAARKLVYRTGCSWRSRHLLHLLSTSHQLHLTLQPPLQRLRQLEEAQEKKCYRESCVSDVLELDLDLDLARRPSPGSPGSGDNRDGGWRPPHRLSLLSSGSHCSSHSSGIEADSQLAGPVEPGEMSVDEPVVGAAALHGEEPPSSSRTSQSSRGTVGGGRGGPEGNTQDQGEASPQQPLAAVRVTLVSTRGPSAEALHQVGPHVGQAASPCSAWRLVRSGALGPPEGPRETRRAVGDR from the exons ATGGATTTGGAGCAGAAGCTCAGCAAATACTTCTCAAAGGACTGGAAGAGAGAAAGACATAGA GGAAGCGGCAGGCCCGGGGCCCCCTTCGTGGCCTTCCTCAGGGTGCAGTACTACGTGGAAAATGGAAGGCTTATCAG CGACAGGACGGCCAGGCACCTGTACTACTGCCACCTGAAGGAGCGGGTGCTGCGGTCCCAGTGTGCCCACCGGGAGGAGGCCTACTTTCTGCTGGCTGCCTATGGGCTGCAGGCCGACCTGGGCGATTACCGCGAACCGGCACACTCGGGCCGCTACTTTGAGCCGCAGGCCTACTTCCCGCAGTGG ATCATCACCAAGAGGGGCAGCGCCTACATCCTCAGGCACGCGCCCACCCTGCACCGTGAGCAGGGGGGCCTGAGCCCCAAGGAGGCCGTGCTGCGCTTCATCCGGGAGGCCTGCCGGCTGGAGGACGTGCCCGTCCATTTCTTCAGGCTGTACAAGGTCCAGCTGCGGGGACGCCAG GATAAGAAGGAGGACCGACCTACCATTGTCCTGGGACTGACCCTCAGAGGGGTGCAGGTCTATCAG GAGGTGAACCGCACTCCACAGCTGCTCTACGACTTCCCCTGGCGCCACATCGGGAAGCTGGCCTTTCTG GGCAAGAGGTTTGAGCTCTGGCCGGACGGGCTGCCCGCGGCCCGGAAGCTGGTGTACCGCACGGGCTGCTCCTGGCGCTCCCGCCACCTGCTGCACCTGCTCAGCACCAGCCACCAGCTGCACCTGACCCTGCAGCCCCCACTGCAGCGGCTGCGGCAGCTGGAGGAGGCCCAAG AGAAGAAGTGCTACCGGGAGTCCTGCGTCAGCGACGTGCTAGAGCTGGACCTGGACCTGGACCTGGCCAGGAGGCCGTCCCCCGGCTCCCCTGGCAGCGGGGACAATAGGGACGGAGGCTGGCGTCCCCCGCACCGCCTCTCACTCCTCTCGTCTGGCAGCCACTGCAGCTCCCACTCGTCGGGCATTGAGGCCGACTCCCAGCTGGCGGGGCCCGTGGAGCCCGGGGAGATGTCGGTGGATGAGCCCGTCGTCGGGGCTGCAGCGCTCCACGGGGAGGAGCCGCCCAGCAGCTCCAGGACCAGCCAGAGCAGCCGTGGCACAGTtggtggtggcagaggtgggCCTGAGGGCAACACCCAGGACCAGGGGGAAG CCTCTCCCCAGCAGCCCTTGGCCGCGGTGCGGGTCACGCTGGTGAGCACGAGGGGCCCGAGCGCTGAGGCCCTGCACCAGGTAGGTCCCCACGTGGGCCAGGCGGCCTCTCCCTGTTCTGCGTGGCGCCTCGTCAGGTCAGGGGCCCTAGGCCCTCCCGAGGGTCCCCGGGAGACTCGTCGGGCAGTGGGGGACCGGTGA